One region of Flavobacterium sp. GSB-24 genomic DNA includes:
- a CDS encoding GNAT family N-acetyltransferase translates to MLDFNFSPFPVVETERLILDEVNDGDVKEVFELRSNPETMKYIPRPLVKDREDAMEHIKMIKEKIENNTGINWAIRLKDNSKLLGIIGFYRLQPENYRAEIGYIILPEFQGKGLVPEAVTRLIKFGFEDLRLHSIEAVIDPENYASEKVLQKCGFTKEAHLREAEFYEGKFLDKVIYSLLER, encoded by the coding sequence ATGTTAGATTTTAATTTTAGTCCGTTCCCAGTCGTAGAAACCGAGCGTTTAATTTTGGATGAAGTCAATGATGGAGACGTAAAAGAAGTTTTTGAACTACGCTCTAATCCTGAAACCATGAAATATATTCCAAGACCTTTGGTAAAGGATCGTGAAGATGCGATGGAACATATTAAAATGATCAAGGAAAAAATTGAAAATAACACTGGAATAAATTGGGCTATTCGATTGAAGGATAATTCTAAACTTCTCGGAATTATTGGTTTTTACAGATTACAGCCAGAAAATTACCGTGCTGAAATTGGCTATATTATTTTACCTGAATTTCAAGGAAAAGGTTTAGTTCCAGAGGCTGTTACTCGACTTATAAAATTCGGATTTGAAGACTTGAGACTGCACTCTATTGAAGCTGTTATTGATCCAGAAAATTATGCTTCAGAAAAAGTACTCCAAAAGTGTGGTTTTACAAAGGAAGCCCATCTTAGAGAAGCTGAATTTTATGAAGGAAAATTTCTTGATAAGGTAATTTATTCATTACTAGAAAGATAA
- a CDS encoding aldose 1-epimerase family protein — MTTTISNSILSASVKHSGAELFSIKDNQNNEYIWEGNPDFWGKHSPVLFPIVGTLKNNSYKINDKEYHLPRHGFARDMVFELIDKSENKAVFSLQSSTETLTKYPFEFELQLIYTLNESSLTLEYKVINKGDTTMPFSIGAHPAIALPGNFDDYALEFEKEEALKYYILENDLISSQTKILETTHNIVPLNYELFKNDALIFKTLESKSLTILKDSKPYVKVAYNDFPSLGIWTKENAPFICIEPWLGYSDTDENSGDLYKKEGILTLEENKNFSAKFSITIL; from the coding sequence TTGACTACAACTATATCAAATTCAATATTAAGCGCTTCTGTAAAACATTCTGGAGCTGAGTTATTTTCTATAAAAGACAACCAAAACAATGAGTATATCTGGGAGGGTAATCCAGATTTCTGGGGCAAGCACTCCCCTGTTCTTTTTCCGATTGTTGGTACTTTAAAAAACAATTCTTATAAAATTAACGATAAGGAATATCATTTACCTCGTCATGGTTTTGCCCGTGATATGGTATTCGAATTAATTGATAAAAGCGAAAACAAGGCTGTTTTCTCGCTGCAGTCTTCTACAGAAACATTGACAAAATATCCTTTCGAATTTGAACTACAACTTATTTATACGCTTAACGAAAGTTCACTAACTTTAGAATACAAGGTTATTAATAAAGGAGATACCACTATGCCTTTTTCTATTGGTGCACATCCTGCAATTGCACTTCCTGGAAATTTCGATGATTACGCTCTTGAATTCGAAAAAGAAGAAGCACTAAAATATTATATTCTTGAAAATGATTTGATTTCATCTCAAACCAAAATTCTAGAAACCACTCATAATATTGTGCCTTTGAATTATGAGTTATTTAAAAATGATGCTTTGATCTTTAAAACATTAGAATCAAAATCTTTGACTATTCTTAAAGATTCAAAACCTTATGTAAAAGTAGCTTATAATGATTTCCCAAGTTTAGGAATTTGGACCAAAGAAAATGCACCTTTTATTTGCATTGAACCATGGCTTGGATATTCCGATACTGACGAAAACTCAGGAGATTTATATAAAAAAGAAGGAATTTTGACTTTAGAAGAAAATAAAAACTTCTCTGCAAAATTTAGTATCACAATATTATAA
- a CDS encoding M1 family metallopeptidase, giving the protein MKKQSAKAILTAALFFGISSVWAQQTPSATTANPVNNYNYHDAFGPNFYTKNGTTTRAASGQPGQEYWQNRADYQITAKLNATTNEIVGTDEITYTNNSPDKLSFVWLNLDQNLFKEDSRGNAVVPLTGSRNGAQGQVFDGGNKIKSVKIVSVGKKKTEVDAKYIVTDTRMQIFLPEELAAKGASVKIKIEFSFIAPFEGSDRMGVLETKNGKIFTIAQWYPRMCVYDDVRGWNTAPYLGASEFYLEYGDFDVKLTVPGNHYVVASGELLNGQEVFSGDQFKKYKEASDSDKTVTIRSAEDVAATANTNAGTEKTWHYKIKNARDFSWASSPAFILDGAKINLPSGKKSLALSAYPVESAGQGAYGRSTEYVKASIEHYSKQWFEYPYPAATNVAGNEGGMEYPGIVFCGWKSKGQDLWGVTDHEFGHIWFPMIVGSNERLFGWMDEGFNTFINSLSTEAFNNGEYKEPATDLHESAESFTRPDLETIMSSPDNMKEANIGMLCYFKPSAGLILLREQVLGKERFDIAFRTYIERWAYKHPQPDDFFRSMENVAGEDLSWFWRSWFVNNWRFDQGINSVKYVKNDPSKGAVITVENFDKMPMPIVLDVKGKSGKVTRVNLPVEIWQKNKSWSFKHNSTEEIESITLDPNHAFPDNNESNNVWTAGKGKLEKDIILDGYLGNYTTSKSPLTIELTEKNSVLNAELPNYPKFALDPVANEKDTFESQRAGLKFKFNEAKTGFDMILLGNGQVIPFTKK; this is encoded by the coding sequence ATGAAAAAGCAATCTGCAAAAGCCATTTTAACCGCGGCTTTATTTTTTGGGATTTCATCTGTTTGGGCGCAGCAAACTCCGTCAGCGACAACAGCAAATCCAGTCAATAATTACAATTATCATGATGCCTTTGGTCCAAATTTTTATACAAAAAATGGAACTACAACTCGTGCTGCGAGCGGTCAGCCTGGGCAGGAATATTGGCAGAATAGAGCCGATTATCAGATTACGGCAAAATTAAATGCAACTACAAATGAGATTGTAGGTACAGACGAAATCACATACACAAATAATAGTCCAGATAAATTGTCATTTGTATGGTTGAATTTAGATCAAAACTTATTTAAGGAGGATTCTAGAGGAAACGCTGTTGTGCCATTAACAGGAAGCCGTAACGGAGCTCAAGGGCAAGTTTTTGACGGTGGAAACAAAATTAAATCAGTAAAAATAGTTTCTGTTGGGAAAAAGAAAACAGAAGTTGATGCAAAATATATTGTAACAGATACAAGAATGCAGATTTTTCTTCCAGAAGAATTGGCTGCAAAAGGAGCATCTGTAAAAATTAAAATCGAATTCTCTTTTATCGCGCCTTTCGAAGGGTCTGATAGAATGGGGGTTTTAGAAACTAAAAACGGAAAAATCTTTACAATCGCACAATGGTACCCGCGTATGTGTGTGTATGATGATGTAAGAGGGTGGAATACTGCACCTTATTTAGGCGCTTCTGAGTTTTACTTAGAATATGGCGATTTTGATGTGAAATTGACTGTTCCAGGAAATCATTATGTAGTAGCTTCTGGAGAATTATTAAATGGTCAGGAAGTATTTTCTGGTGATCAATTCAAAAAATACAAAGAAGCATCTGACAGCGATAAAACAGTTACAATTCGTTCAGCAGAAGATGTGGCAGCGACAGCAAATACAAACGCTGGAACAGAAAAAACTTGGCATTATAAAATAAAAAATGCACGTGATTTTTCTTGGGCATCGTCTCCAGCTTTCATTTTAGATGGAGCAAAAATAAACTTGCCTAGCGGTAAAAAATCTTTGGCATTATCTGCTTATCCTGTAGAAAGTGCTGGTCAAGGTGCTTATGGACGTTCTACAGAATATGTAAAAGCATCGATTGAGCATTACTCTAAACAATGGTTTGAATATCCTTATCCAGCGGCGACAAACGTTGCAGGAAATGAAGGAGGAATGGAATATCCTGGAATTGTTTTCTGTGGATGGAAATCTAAAGGGCAAGATTTATGGGGAGTTACAGACCACGAATTTGGTCATATCTGGTTCCCAATGATTGTTGGTTCAAACGAGAGATTATTCGGATGGATGGATGAAGGATTTAACACCTTCATTAATTCACTAAGTACAGAAGCGTTTAATAATGGAGAATACAAAGAGCCTGCAACAGATTTACATGAATCAGCAGAATCTTTTACTCGTCCTGATCTAGAAACAATTATGAGTTCTCCTGATAATATGAAGGAAGCAAATATTGGTATGTTGTGTTACTTCAAGCCAAGTGCAGGTCTTATTCTTTTAAGAGAACAAGTTTTAGGAAAAGAGCGTTTTGATATTGCTTTTAGAACTTATATCGAACGTTGGGCTTATAAGCATCCACAGCCAGATGACTTTTTCAGATCTATGGAAAATGTTGCTGGTGAAGATTTAAGCTGGTTCTGGAGAAGCTGGTTTGTAAATAACTGGCGTTTTGACCAAGGAATCAATTCGGTTAAATATGTGAAAAATGATCCGTCAAAAGGAGCTGTAATTACAGTTGAAAACTTTGATAAAATGCCAATGCCGATCGTTTTAGATGTTAAAGGAAAAAGCGGTAAAGTGACAAGGGTTAATCTTCCTGTAGAAATCTGGCAGAAAAATAAATCTTGGTCTTTCAAACATAATTCTACTGAAGAAATTGAAAGTATAACATTAGATCCAAATCATGCTTTTCCCGATAATAATGAATCAAACAACGTTTGGACAGCGGGAAAAGGTAAATTAGAGAAAGATATTATTCTAGACGGATATTTAGGTAATTATACTACTTCTAAATCACCTCTAACAATTGAATTGACAGAGAAAAACAGTGTGCTAAATGCAGAGCTTCCAAATTATCCAAAATTTGCTTTAGATCCTGTTGCAAACGAAAAAGATACATTTGAGTCGCAAAGAGCTGGATTAAAATTTAAATTTAATGAAGCCAAAACTGGTTTCGATATGATACTTTTAGGAAACGGTCAAGTAATTCCGTTTACGAAAAA